One genomic segment of Streptomyces sp. NBC_00239 includes these proteins:
- a CDS encoding 1-aminocyclopropane-1-carboxylate deaminase/D-cysteine desulfhydrase produces MTTAPPAGPGRPGPGRPGPDPLAALGARLPSPVAEVHDDRFARHGVRLLLKRDDLVHPELPGNKWRKLGPNLRAAAAAGRRELVTFGGAYSNHLRATAAAGRLLGLSTVGIVRGDELAAVPLNPSLARCAADGMRLHFAARSAYRRKAEPAGLAELLRAAGAADAYVVPEGGSNALAVRGCAELGRELRGLADVVALACGTGGTLAGLAAGLGPGARTLGVPVLKGGFLAAEIRSLQQAAFGGPAGDWALEERFHFGGFARVPDELDAFAADFEDRHGLPVERLYVAKLLYALSACAAEGAFPSGTTIAAVITGPPLAPTP; encoded by the coding sequence GTGACCACCGCTCCCCCCGCCGGCCCGGGCCGCCCCGGCCCCGGCCGTCCGGGTCCCGATCCGCTCGCCGCGCTCGGGGCCCGCCTCCCCTCGCCCGTGGCCGAGGTGCACGACGACCGGTTCGCCCGGCACGGCGTACGGCTGCTGCTCAAGCGGGACGACCTCGTGCACCCGGAGCTCCCGGGCAACAAGTGGCGCAAGCTCGGCCCGAACCTGCGGGCGGCCGCGGCGGCCGGGCGGCGGGAGCTGGTGACCTTCGGCGGGGCGTACTCCAACCACCTGCGGGCCACCGCGGCGGCCGGCCGGCTGCTCGGACTGTCGACCGTGGGCATCGTCCGCGGCGACGAGCTGGCCGCGGTCCCGCTCAACCCGTCCCTGGCCCGGTGCGCGGCCGACGGCATGCGGCTGCACTTCGCGGCGCGTTCCGCTTACCGGCGCAAGGCCGAGCCGGCCGGGCTGGCCGAGTTGCTGCGGGCGGCCGGGGCCGCGGACGCGTACGTGGTCCCGGAGGGCGGCAGCAACGCCCTGGCGGTACGCGGCTGCGCCGAGCTGGGCCGGGAGCTGCGGGGGCTGGCCGACGTGGTGGCGCTGGCCTGCGGCACCGGCGGCACCCTGGCGGGGCTGGCCGCGGGCCTGGGCCCGGGCGCCCGGACCCTCGGCGTGCCGGTGCTCAAAGGCGGCTTCCTGGCGGCGGAGATACGTTCCCTCCAACAGGCGGCCTTCGGCGGCCCGGCCGGCGACTGGGCCCTGGAGGAACGGTTCCACTTCGGCGGCTTCGCCCGGGTCCCGGACGAACTGGATGCCTTCGCCGCGGACTTCGAGGACCGCCACGGACTCCCGGTGGAACGGCTGTACGTCGCGAAGCTCCTGTACGCGCTGAGCGCGTGCGCGGCCGAGGGCGCGTTCCCCTCCGGCACCACGATCGCCGCAGTGATCACCGGCCCCCCACTCGCCCCCACCCCCTGA
- a CDS encoding Na+/H+ antiporter, which produces MEVWPLVALVAGSAAVAGAARRTPVPAPLLLVAAGLVAAYLPGVPDYGLDPHIVLPLMLPPLLYTAAVDSSYLDLRANMRPVALLSVGYVLFATLVVGYAAYLVVPGLPLTAALVLGAVVAPPDAVAATAIARKLGLPPRITTILQGESLVNDATAITAYKVALAAVVGESAGWAGGISEFLIASIGGVGVGLVLMVPIHHLRTRLREPLLQNTLSLLIPFVAYAAAEQVHASGVLAVVVVALYLGHRAWQVDFATRLQEEAVWKMVAFVLESLVFALIGLQLPVVLEDLGEYEGLHAAWYALAVFGAVVAARFVWVFPATFLPRALSARIREREPDTTWKAPVIVGWAGMRGVVSLAIAFSIPMTVDDGAGFPYRNLILFLTFTTVIATLVVQGLTLPPLIRWLRLPPRDLQAETLAEAQAQSQASQAADARLTELLEDPRNALPPPLAERLRTVLERRRNAVWERLGAVNPETGESADDTYRRLSREMISAEREVFVTLRDQRRIEDEMLRTLLRRLDLEEAAAYRESET; this is translated from the coding sequence ATGGAGGTATGGCCACTGGTGGCACTGGTGGCGGGCAGCGCCGCCGTGGCGGGGGCGGCCCGGCGCACCCCGGTGCCGGCACCGCTGCTGCTCGTCGCGGCCGGACTCGTCGCCGCGTACCTGCCGGGCGTGCCCGACTACGGGCTCGACCCGCACATCGTGCTGCCGCTGATGCTGCCGCCCCTGCTGTACACGGCGGCGGTCGACAGCTCGTACCTCGACCTGCGGGCGAACATGCGGCCGGTGGCGCTGCTGTCGGTCGGCTACGTGCTCTTCGCGACGCTCGTCGTCGGCTACGCGGCGTACCTGGTGGTGCCGGGGCTGCCGCTGACCGCGGCGCTGGTGCTCGGCGCGGTCGTCGCCCCGCCGGACGCCGTCGCGGCCACCGCCATCGCCCGCAAACTGGGCCTGCCGCCGCGGATCACGACCATCCTCCAGGGCGAATCCCTCGTCAACGACGCCACCGCGATCACCGCCTACAAGGTGGCGCTGGCGGCGGTGGTCGGGGAGAGCGCCGGCTGGGCGGGCGGCATCTCCGAGTTCCTGATCGCCTCGATCGGCGGGGTGGGGGTGGGCCTGGTGCTGATGGTCCCGATCCACCACCTGCGCACCCGGCTGCGGGAGCCGCTGCTGCAGAACACCCTGTCGCTGCTCATCCCCTTCGTGGCGTACGCGGCCGCGGAGCAGGTGCACGCCTCCGGGGTGCTGGCCGTCGTAGTGGTGGCCCTCTACCTCGGCCACCGGGCCTGGCAGGTGGACTTCGCCACCCGCCTCCAGGAGGAGGCCGTGTGGAAGATGGTCGCCTTCGTGCTGGAGTCGCTGGTCTTCGCGCTGATCGGCCTTCAACTGCCCGTGGTCCTGGAGGACCTGGGGGAGTACGAGGGCCTGCACGCCGCCTGGTACGCGCTGGCGGTGTTCGGCGCGGTGGTCGCGGCCCGGTTCGTCTGGGTGTTCCCGGCGACGTTCCTGCCGCGGGCGCTCTCCGCCCGGATCCGGGAGCGGGAGCCCGACACCACCTGGAAGGCCCCGGTGATCGTCGGCTGGGCCGGGATGCGCGGGGTGGTCTCGCTGGCCATCGCCTTCTCCATCCCGATGACCGTCGACGACGGCGCGGGCTTCCCGTACCGCAACCTGATCCTCTTCCTGACCTTCACCACGGTCATCGCCACGCTGGTGGTGCAGGGGCTGACGCTGCCGCCGCTGATCCGGTGGCTGCGGCTGCCGCCGCGGGACCTGCAGGCCGAGACGCTGGCCGAGGCGCAGGCCCAGAGCCAGGCCTCACAGGCCGCCGACGCCCGCCTGACGGAGCTCCTGGAGGACCCGCGCAACGCCCTGCCGCCGCCGCTCGCGGAACGGCTGCGCACGGTCCTGGAGCGGCGCCGCAACGCGGTGTGGGAGCGGCTGGGCGCGGTCAACCCGGAGACCGGGGAGTCGGCCGACGACACCTACCGGCGGCTGTCGCGGGAGATGATCTCCGCCGAGCGGGAGGTCTTCGTGACCCTGCGGGACCAGCGGCGCATCGAGGACGAGATGCTGCGCACGCTGCTGCGCCGCCTGGACCTGGAGGAGGCGGCGGCCTACCGGGAATCCGAGACCTAG
- a CDS encoding UBP-type zinc finger domain-containing protein, producing MSECTHLPELPRPEPAPAALTCPECLAVGSHPVSLRMCLWCGHVGCCDSSPYRHATAHYQETGHPVMRSHEPGETWRWCFVDASLV from the coding sequence ATGAGCGAGTGCACGCACCTTCCCGAACTGCCGCGCCCCGAACCGGCACCCGCGGCGCTGACCTGCCCGGAATGTCTGGCGGTGGGGAGCCATCCGGTGAGCTTGCGGATGTGTCTGTGGTGCGGCCACGTGGGATGCTGCGACTCCTCGCCGTACCGGCACGCCACCGCCCACTACCAGGAGACGGGGCATCCCGTGATGCGCAGCCACGAGCCCGGTGAGACCTGGCGCTGGTGTTTCGTGGACGCTTCGCTCGTCTGA
- a CDS encoding anti-sigma regulatory factor has product MSQIAGEPGTQDFVEVRLPAAGAYLSVLRTATAGLAARLDFTLDEIEDLRIAVDEACAILLQQAVPGSVLSCVFRLVDDSLEVTVSAPTTDGRAPERDTFAWTVLSALAGKVESTVADDRTVSISLYKQRGAGPGPA; this is encoded by the coding sequence GTGTCCCAGATCGCAGGCGAGCCCGGGACCCAGGACTTCGTGGAAGTCCGGCTGCCGGCCGCGGGTGCCTATCTGTCGGTGTTGCGCACGGCCACGGCCGGTCTCGCAGCACGCTTGGACTTCACCCTCGACGAGATCGAGGACCTGCGCATCGCGGTCGACGAGGCGTGCGCGATCCTGCTCCAGCAGGCCGTGCCAGGCTCCGTCCTCAGCTGCGTGTTCCGGCTCGTGGACGATTCGCTGGAGGTGACCGTCTCGGCCCCGACGACCGACGGACGGGCGCCCGAGCGCGACACGTTCGCGTGGACGGTGCTGTCGGCCCTGGCCGGCAAGGTCGAGTCCACGGTCGCGGACGACCGGACGGTCAGCATCAGTCTCTACAAACAGCGCGGCGCGGGACCAGGGCCGGCGTGA
- a CDS encoding RNA polymerase sigma factor SigF yields MGHSSGRGIPEQQQARPHPAEDGFLDSAERRAGPMSENEHEELQPPVAGPPGAPAASGAAGGSGDPVGPDSGAGSGAAGAASGPAGAAEGPAAAEASESAEASEAAEASEAAEASEAGDSPEVAGSPEPAAAPAAGPAGTHDPRDRSGARLLFVQLRELPEGSPERAELRNRLVRMHLPLVEHLARRFRNRGEPLDDLTQVATIGLIKSVDRFDPDRGVEFSTYATPTVVGEIKRHFRDKGWAVRVPRRLQELRLSLTTATAELSQQHGRSPTVHELAERLGISEEEVLEGLESANAYSTLSLDVPDTDDESPAVADTLGAEDEALEGVEYRESLKPLLEGLPPREKRILLLRFFGNMTQSQIAQEVGISQMHVSRLLARTLAQLREKLLVEE; encoded by the coding sequence GTGGGGCACAGTTCCGGCAGAGGAATCCCGGAACAGCAGCAGGCGCGGCCGCACCCAGCGGAAGACGGCTTTTTGGACTCGGCGGAGCGACGGGCGGGCCCTATGAGCGAGAACGAGCACGAGGAACTGCAGCCACCGGTGGCCGGCCCGCCGGGGGCGCCCGCCGCGTCCGGGGCGGCCGGCGGTTCCGGTGACCCGGTCGGCCCCGACTCCGGGGCGGGCTCAGGGGCGGCCGGCGCGGCGTCCGGTCCGGCCGGGGCCGCGGAGGGCCCGGCGGCCGCGGAGGCCTCGGAGTCCGCAGAGGCCTCGGAGGCCGCAGAGGCCTCGGAGGCCGCAGAGGCCTCGGAGGCCGGCGACTCCCCGGAGGTCGCGGGCTCTCCCGAGCCGGCGGCGGCACCGGCGGCCGGTCCTGCCGGTACGCACGACCCCCGGGACCGCAGCGGCGCCCGGCTGCTGTTCGTACAGCTTCGGGAGCTGCCCGAGGGCTCGCCCGAGCGGGCCGAGCTCCGCAACCGGCTGGTGCGGATGCACCTGCCGCTGGTCGAGCACCTGGCCCGCCGGTTCCGCAACCGCGGGGAGCCGCTGGACGACCTCACGCAGGTCGCCACGATCGGCCTGATCAAGTCGGTGGACCGGTTCGACCCGGACCGCGGGGTGGAGTTCTCCACGTACGCGACCCCGACCGTCGTCGGCGAGATCAAGCGCCACTTCCGTGACAAGGGCTGGGCGGTACGCGTCCCCCGGCGGCTCCAGGAGCTGCGGCTCTCCCTCACCACGGCCACCGCCGAGCTGTCCCAGCAGCACGGCCGCTCGCCCACGGTGCACGAGCTGGCGGAGCGCCTGGGGATCTCCGAGGAGGAGGTGCTGGAGGGGCTGGAATCGGCCAATGCCTACAGCACCCTGTCGCTGGACGTACCGGACACGGACGACGAGTCCCCGGCCGTCGCGGACACGCTGGGTGCGGAGGACGAGGCGCTGGAGGGGGTCGAGTACCGGGAGTCCCTCAAGCCGCTGCTGGAAGGGCTGCCGCCGCGGGAGAAGCGGATCCTGTTGCTTCGGTTCTTCGGCAACATGACGCAGTCGCAGATCGCGCAGGAGGTCGGCATCTCGCAGATGCACGTCTCCCGGCTGCTGGCCCGCACCCTGGCCCAACTCCGCGAAAAGCTCCTGGTCGAGGAGTAA
- a CDS encoding diacylglycerol/lipid kinase family protein: MRALLVANPAATTTSARTRDVLIHALASEMKLEAVTTEYRGHARDLGRRAAESEDIDLVVALGGDGTVNEVVNGLLHDGPDPDRRPRLAVVPGGSTNVFARALGLPNDAVEATGALLDALRERRERTVGLGLAAGAPGTVDESVPARWFTFCAGFGFDAGVVGRVEQQRERGKRSTHSLYVRQLVRQFLEEPNRRHGMVTLERPGADPVTDLVLSIVCNTSPWTYLGNKPLYASPEASFDTALDVLGLSRLSTPAIARYATQLLTSTPERGPHGKHAVSLHDLTDFTLHSKVPLPFQMDGDHLGLRTSVRFTGVRRALRVIV, translated from the coding sequence ATGCGTGCACTCCTCGTGGCGAACCCGGCGGCAACGACCACCAGTGCGCGCACGCGCGATGTCCTGATCCATGCGCTGGCCAGCGAGATGAAGCTGGAGGCCGTGACCACCGAGTACCGCGGCCACGCCCGGGACCTCGGGCGGCGCGCGGCCGAGAGCGAGGACATCGATCTGGTGGTCGCCCTCGGCGGCGACGGCACCGTCAACGAGGTCGTCAACGGCCTCCTGCACGACGGGCCGGACCCGGACCGGCGCCCCCGGCTCGCGGTGGTGCCCGGCGGCTCCACGAACGTCTTCGCGCGGGCGCTGGGTCTGCCCAACGACGCGGTGGAGGCGACCGGCGCCCTGCTGGACGCGCTGCGGGAGCGGCGGGAGCGGACGGTCGGGCTGGGCCTGGCCGCGGGCGCCCCGGGCACCGTGGACGAATCGGTGCCGGCCCGCTGGTTCACCTTCTGCGCGGGATTCGGATTCGACGCGGGAGTGGTCGGCCGGGTCGAACAGCAGCGGGAGCGCGGAAAGCGTTCGACGCATTCCCTCTACGTACGGCAGCTGGTGCGCCAGTTCCTGGAAGAGCCGAACCGCCGGCACGGCATGGTCACGCTGGAGCGTCCGGGCGCGGATCCGGTGACGGATCTGGTGCTGTCGATAGTGTGCAACACGTCACCTTGGACGTATCTCGGAAACAAACCGCTGTACGCCTCCCCGGAGGCCTCCTTCGACACCGCACTTGACGTGCTGGGTCTCAGCCGTTTGTCAACTCCGGCCATCGCGCGGTACGCGACACAGCTCCTGACCTCGACTCCTGAGCGCGGTCCGCACGGCAAGCATGCGGTCTCTCTGCACGATCTGACCGACTTCACCTTGCATTCGAAGGTGCCGCTCCCATTCCAGATGGACGGCGATCACCTCGGACTGCGTACGAGCGTGCGGTTCACAGGCGTACGCCGTGCACTGCGTGTGATTGTGTGA
- a CDS encoding WhiB family transcriptional regulator, with translation MDWRHNAVCREEDPELFFPIGNTGPALLQIEEAKAVCRRCPVMEQCLQWALESGQDSGVWGGLSEDERRAMKRRAARNRARNASA, from the coding sequence ATGGACTGGCGTCACAACGCCGTTTGTCGTGAGGAAGACCCGGAACTCTTCTTCCCCATCGGCAACACCGGTCCTGCGCTGCTGCAGATCGAGGAAGCCAAGGCCGTCTGCCGCCGCTGCCCCGTCATGGAGCAGTGCCTGCAGTGGGCGCTCGAGTCCGGTCAGGACTCCGGCGTCTGGGGCGGTCTCAGCGAAGACGAGCGCCGCGCCATGAAGCGCCGCGCCGCTCGCAACCGGGCGCGCAACGCCAGCGCCTGA
- a CDS encoding sensor histidine kinase: protein MNDLVRQHTALSETDLEWLHMLVSEWQLLSDLSFADLVLWVPTLDGTRYVSVAQMRPNTGPTSYQDDMVGHLVPRGRRPLLDAALDEGRIVREGDPEWREEVPVRVESIPVRREGRVLGVIARNTNLLTVRTPSRLELTYLQSASDLAQMIAAGTFPFPGQQVDMDASPRVGDGLIRLDADGVVTYASPNALSAYHRLGLASDLVGQHLGTTTAELAPSRGPVDEALVKLASGWAPRETEVDGNGGVIQLRAIPLKPKGTRIGSLVLCRDVTELRRRERELITKDATIREIHHRVKNNLQTVAALLRLQARRMDSDQGREALNEAVRRVGSIAIVHETLSQNLDERVEFDEIADRVIAMVAEISPGKVACRRTGRFGILDAEVATPLSMVLTEVLQNALEHAFTQGEQGTVEVSAARSGSGRADARLLITVVDDGCGLPEGFDPQRAGNLGLQIVRTLVEGELGGSFDMQPGAERGTKVVLDVPASPQK from the coding sequence ATGAACGACCTCGTACGCCAGCACACCGCTCTCAGTGAAACCGACCTGGAGTGGCTCCACATGCTGGTCTCGGAGTGGCAGCTGCTCTCCGACCTGTCCTTCGCGGACCTCGTGCTGTGGGTCCCCACCCTGGACGGCACCCGCTACGTCTCGGTCGCCCAGATGCGCCCGAACACCGGCCCCACCTCGTACCAGGACGACATGGTCGGCCACCTGGTGCCGCGCGGCCGCCGCCCGCTGCTCGACGCCGCCCTCGACGAGGGCCGGATCGTGCGCGAGGGCGACCCGGAGTGGCGCGAGGAGGTCCCGGTCCGCGTCGAGTCCATCCCGGTCCGCCGCGAGGGCCGGGTGCTCGGAGTGATCGCCCGCAACACCAATCTGCTCACGGTCCGCACGCCGAGCCGGCTGGAGCTCACCTACCTCCAGTCCGCCTCCGACCTGGCCCAGATGATTGCTGCCGGAACCTTTCCGTTCCCCGGCCAGCAGGTCGACATGGACGCCTCCCCGCGCGTCGGCGACGGCCTGATCAGGCTCGACGCCGACGGCGTGGTCACGTACGCGAGCCCCAACGCCCTCTCCGCCTACCACCGGCTCGGCCTCGCCTCCGACCTGGTCGGCCAGCACCTGGGCACCACGACCGCCGAACTCGCCCCGTCCCGGGGCCCGGTGGACGAAGCGCTGGTCAAACTGGCCAGCGGCTGGGCCCCCCGGGAGACCGAGGTCGACGGCAACGGCGGGGTGATCCAGCTGCGCGCGATTCCGCTGAAGCCCAAGGGCACCCGGATCGGCTCGCTCGTGCTCTGCCGCGACGTGACCGAACTCCGGCGTCGCGAACGCGAACTGATCACCAAGGACGCGACGATCAGGGAGATCCACCACCGGGTCAAGAACAACCTGCAGACGGTCGCGGCCCTGCTGCGGCTCCAGGCCCGCCGGATGGACTCCGACCAGGGGCGCGAGGCACTGAACGAGGCGGTCCGCCGGGTCGGTTCGATCGCGATCGTCCATGAGACGCTGTCTCAGAACCTGGACGAGCGCGTGGAGTTCGACGAGATCGCCGACCGCGTGATCGCGATGGTCGCGGAGATCTCGCCGGGCAAGGTGGCCTGCCGGCGCACCGGCCGCTTCGGGATCCTCGACGCGGAGGTGGCCACTCCGCTGTCGATGGTGCTGACCGAGGTGCTGCAGAACGCCCTGGAACACGCCTTCACCCAGGGGGAGCAGGGCACCGTGGAGGTGTCCGCGGCCCGCAGCGGTTCCGGCCGCGCCGATGCGCGCCTGCTGATCACCGTGGTGGACGACGGCTGCGGACTGCCCGAGGGATTCGACCCGCAGCGCGCCGGGAACCTCGGCCTCCAGATCGTGCGGACCCTCGTCGAAGGCGAACTCGGCGGCAGCTTCGACATGCAGCCGGGGGCCGAGCGCGGCACCAAGGTCGTCCTCGACGTGCCGGCCAGCCCCCAGAAGTAG
- a CDS encoding MerR family transcriptional regulator, translating to MFTIGDFARHGRVSVRMLRHYDATGLLLPAHVDPATGYRYYTGAQLARLNRVIALKDLGFTLQQVGEILDERVGAEELRGMLRLRRAELEDAVSAAAARLVQVEARLRSIESEGRMPENDVVLKDVPAVRVAELTATAASFEPQDIGPVIGPLYEELFRRLAAAGIAPSGPGVAYYEDAPEGGGAITVHAAVEVAAPLQDGAVRVLDLPGLAQAATIVHRGSMDAVLPTAQALARWIDGHGYREAGYPREISLECPADRDQWVTELQAPVTAA from the coding sequence ATGTTCACCATCGGAGACTTCGCCCGGCACGGCCGCGTATCGGTCCGGATGCTGCGTCACTACGACGCCACCGGCCTGCTGCTCCCGGCCCATGTCGATCCCGCCACCGGCTACCGGTACTACACGGGGGCCCAGCTGGCCCGGCTCAACCGCGTCATCGCGCTGAAGGACCTCGGCTTCACCCTCCAGCAGGTCGGGGAGATCCTCGACGAGCGGGTGGGCGCCGAGGAGCTGCGCGGCATGCTGCGGCTGCGCCGGGCCGAGCTGGAGGACGCCGTGAGCGCGGCGGCGGCGCGGCTGGTCCAGGTCGAGGCGCGGCTCCGGTCGATCGAGAGCGAGGGGCGCATGCCCGAGAACGACGTCGTACTGAAGGACGTCCCGGCGGTACGGGTGGCCGAGCTGACCGCCACGGCGGCGAGCTTCGAGCCGCAGGACATCGGCCCGGTCATCGGGCCGCTGTACGAGGAGCTGTTCCGGCGCCTGGCGGCGGCGGGCATCGCCCCGTCCGGCCCGGGAGTGGCGTACTACGAGGACGCGCCGGAGGGCGGCGGCGCGATCACCGTGCACGCGGCGGTCGAGGTCGCGGCCCCGCTCCAGGACGGCGCGGTGCGGGTCCTGGACCTGCCGGGCCTCGCGCAGGCGGCGACCATCGTGCACCGCGGGTCGATGGACGCCGTGCTGCCGACCGCACAGGCCCTGGCCCGGTGGATCGACGGCCACGGCTACCGCGAGGCCGGCTACCCGCGGGAGATCAGCCTGGAGTGCCCGGCCGACCGCGACCAGTGGGTGACCGAGCTCCAGGCGCCGGTCACGGCGGCCTGA
- a CDS encoding SIS domain-containing protein, which translates to MEQPGSIMAAEIRQQPAGWRRLLQDGADPVRATAEAIAARSPRFVLLAARGSSDHAALYAKYLLEVRHGLPCGLSSMSTITAYGARPRLDDVLVVTVSQSGGSPDLVASTQAARAAGAITLAVTNNPDSALAAVSEHHIDILAGPEKALPATKTYTASLLALYLFTEALRGADGAGPAAALPALAEEVLARGDEVRALAARYRFAERMVITSRGFGYPTAREAALKLMETSYIPALAYSGADLLHGPLAMVDNISPVIAVVTEGHGGEALRPVLDRLRGRGADLFVVGPQAEVDAASAGFVLPSRGVPEELQPLLEIIPLQLLAYEITIARGQDPDAPRALAKVTETR; encoded by the coding sequence ATGGAACAGCCCGGCAGCATCATGGCCGCCGAGATCCGCCAGCAGCCGGCCGGCTGGCGACGGCTCCTCCAGGACGGCGCGGACCCGGTCCGCGCCACCGCCGAGGCCATCGCGGCCCGCTCCCCGCGCTTCGTGCTCCTCGCGGCCCGCGGCAGCTCCGACCACGCCGCGCTCTACGCGAAGTACCTGCTGGAGGTCCGCCACGGACTGCCCTGCGGACTCAGCTCGATGTCCACGATCACCGCGTACGGCGCCCGGCCGCGCCTCGACGACGTCCTGGTCGTCACCGTGAGCCAGTCCGGCGGCTCGCCCGACCTGGTCGCCTCCACCCAGGCCGCCCGCGCGGCCGGCGCGATCACCCTCGCCGTCACCAACAACCCGGACTCGGCCCTCGCCGCGGTCTCCGAGCACCACATCGACATCCTGGCCGGCCCGGAGAAGGCGCTGCCCGCCACCAAGACGTACACCGCCTCGCTGCTGGCCCTGTACCTCTTCACCGAGGCCCTGCGCGGCGCCGACGGCGCCGGACCGGCGGCCGCCCTGCCCGCGCTCGCCGAGGAGGTCCTGGCCCGCGGCGACGAGGTGCGCGCACTCGCCGCCCGCTACCGCTTCGCCGAGCGGATGGTCATCACCTCGCGCGGCTTCGGCTACCCGACCGCCCGCGAGGCCGCCCTCAAGCTCATGGAGACCAGCTACATCCCGGCGCTCGCCTACTCCGGCGCGGACCTGCTGCACGGCCCGCTCGCCATGGTCGACAACATCTCCCCGGTGATCGCCGTGGTCACCGAGGGCCACGGCGGCGAGGCCCTGCGCCCCGTCCTGGACCGGCTGCGCGGCCGTGGCGCCGACCTCTTCGTGGTCGGCCCCCAGGCCGAGGTGGACGCGGCCTCGGCCGGGTTCGTCCTGCCCTCCCGGGGGGTGCCCGAGGAACTCCAGCCGCTGCTGGAGATCATCCCGCTCCAGCTCCTCGCGTACGAGATCACGATCGCCCGCGGCCAGGACCCGGACGCCCCGCGCGCCCTCGCCAAGGTGACCGAAACGCGGTAG
- the nagB gene encoding glucosamine-6-phosphate deaminase, which produces MEVVIVPDAKAGGELIAEAMAALVRRKPDALLGVATGSTPLPIYQALAAKVRAGEVDASRARICQLDEYVGLPAGHPESYRSVVLREVVEPLGLTESSFMGPDGSAADVVAACDDYDQALADAGGVDFQLLGIGTDGHIGFNEPCSSLASRTRIKTLTEQTRVDNARFFDDDIDQVPHHVITQGIGTILDARHLVLLATGEGKAEAVAQTVEGPVSSLVPASALQLHRHATVIVDEAAASKLKLADYFRHAFANKPDWQGL; this is translated from the coding sequence GTGGAAGTTGTCATCGTTCCGGACGCCAAGGCAGGCGGCGAGCTCATCGCGGAGGCCATGGCGGCCCTGGTCCGACGCAAGCCCGACGCACTGCTCGGCGTGGCCACCGGCTCGACCCCGCTGCCCATCTACCAGGCCCTCGCGGCGAAGGTCCGCGCCGGCGAGGTCGATGCCTCCCGCGCCCGGATCTGCCAGCTCGACGAGTACGTCGGCCTGCCCGCCGGGCACCCCGAGTCCTACCGCTCCGTCGTGCTGCGCGAGGTCGTCGAACCGCTCGGACTGACGGAGAGCTCGTTCATGGGCCCGGACGGGTCCGCCGCGGACGTCGTGGCGGCCTGCGACGACTACGACCAGGCGCTCGCCGACGCCGGCGGCGTCGACTTCCAACTGCTGGGCATCGGCACGGACGGCCACATCGGCTTCAACGAGCCCTGCTCCTCGCTGGCCTCCCGCACCCGGATCAAGACGCTCACCGAGCAGACCCGCGTCGACAACGCGCGCTTCTTCGACGACGACATCGACCAGGTGCCGCACCACGTCATCACCCAGGGCATCGGCACCATCCTGGACGCCCGCCACCTGGTGCTGCTGGCCACCGGCGAGGGCAAGGCCGAGGCGGTCGCGCAGACCGTCGAGGGCCCGGTCTCCTCGCTCGTACCGGCGTCCGCGCTCCAGTTGCACCGGCACGCCACCGTGATCGTGGACGAGGCGGCCGCGTCCAAGCTGAAGCTCGCCGACTACTTCCGTCACGCCTTCGCCAACAAGCCGGACTGGCAGGGCCTGTAG